Sequence from the Xiphophorus couchianus chromosome 23, X_couchianus-1.0, whole genome shotgun sequence genome:
aCTCTTTAATTTGTTCATAATCAAATGAACGTACCGCCTGTATGACCCCACTTTCTACATTTACAGAAACATATTCAGTTATTGGTGACCCAGCAAACGTTATGTGATCCAAATTGTAGGATATACGAGCGTTTTGATTCTCATCCGGGTCTTTAGCTGACAGTGCAAGAACCGAGACACCGGGGGAATTATTCTCTCCTATAAAAGCGTTGTAAGCAGTTTGTGAAAAAACTGGCACGTTATCGTTCACATCAGacacttttaaattaaagattCTTTTAGCTGAAAGCGGGGGTTTTCCGCTGTCAGAGGCAATGACGGTGATATTATATTCTAAAACACTTTCACGGTCTAATACAGAATCTGTTGTCAAAGTATAGTAATTTCTTAAATTAGACTTTATCCTAAAAGGAGCATCCCCTTCGATCTTGCAGCTCACTTGTCCATTATCACCCGAATCCAGATCTTTTACATTAATGATACCAACAGTTGTCCCAGGAGGAGAATCCTCTGACAGGGGACTAGTAAAGGACATCACGTTTATGACAGGAGCGTTATCATTTACATCGACAACTTCAATAATCACTTTACTGGAATCGGTGAGACCGCCTTGATCCTTTGCATCAATTCGAATTTCATACTTTTTATCCTTTTCGAAATCTATGTCTCCCGCGACAGACAACACCCCAGAATGCGGATCAATTGACAACAATTCAGCGATGTTGCTCTTTGCGTTTGAAACGGAATATGTGATGTGACCATTCGTTCCGCTGTCTGCGTCTGTAGCATTAACAGTAACAATATGAGTACCAGCTGCCGCATTTTCCGTGACAGTTGTCTTATACACGGACTGGTTAAAAACGGGCGCATTATCATTTGCATCTAAAACCTTTATATCTATATTCACCGTACCAGATCTTTGTGGATTGCCACCGTCGAGTGCCATAAGTCTTAAAGATAAATGCGGTGCCGCTTCTCGGTCAAGTTGCTTCTGCAGAACCATCTCTGCATATTTACTCCCCTCCGGACTGACATGCTGCTTTAAAACGAAATTTTCGTTCGgggttaaaatataattttgcaaGCCATTAACGCCAACATCAAGATCCTCCGCGCTGTCCAACACAAACCGCGCTCCGAGATTAGCGGACTCACTGATCTCTAACATAATGTGTGCTTTCTTAAACACGGGGCTATGATCATTCACATCCAGCACTTCAATTGTTACAGGATGCAGCTCCATCGGGTTTTCTAAAATCACTTCAAAGCTGAAACTGCACGAGGCTGCCTCTCCGCAAAGCTGCTCTCGGTCTATCCTTTCACTCACTACGAGAGTCCCTTTGTCTACCTTCAGCTCGGTGTACTGGACGCTCTCTCCGGTCACGATGCGGGCCCGACCAGCACGGAGTCTTTTCAGGTCCAAACCTAAATCCTGCGCTATATGACCGATAAGAGAGTCCTTCTTCATCTCCTCTGGAATAGAGTAGCGGATGTGTCCAGAAACCGTATGGGatgaacaaaacagcaaaacagctTGTATCCactgaaagcagaaaagaaaacgcCATTTCCGAGAGGGCTGCTGAAACGCCATTATTGTGAGATTAAACTCTGAGAACAGacgaagggggaaaaaaatcgtCAAAGAAAGATTTTTCAAGCCTTTTCCAGTATCCGCTCCTTCACATTAAATCTATTTTCTTAgcgaacaagaaaaaaacaaagagttggTGTATTATTTCCCATAAATTTCCATTTCCTGACGACTGCAGCGCTTGCAGTCATCAGCCCTTGCAGGATCTCATACAACAACACCCACAACAGAGGAAGACACACGAAACTGTTGTATTTTATCTTGTTAAACAGCGTCACCTACAGACAAAATATGAACACTAATAACTTGACTTAGGATGAGCgataaaaaaatgaagtaaaagaaaacGAAATCAAGATGAAGTTTACGATACTGAGGAGGATCATGACGAGGATTAGTGACggtgatattattattattattattattattattattactattatacAGTGTACAACATTGCATATAAATAACGCATAGCTTTACCTATAAGGTATTTAAGAACCGGTACTACACACTCAGAAAACATCAGAGTGAAAGAGGAGCTGTCCTTACTGTGGTGCTGAAAACATGTGCATTTTACTCATATGCAATTAACTACATGCAACATTTATTCATCGAGATAACATAAACGCTCATTAGTATGTAGTAATCTCAGCTGCTCACCTCTAGAGGAGAGTCGGGTTCATCCAGGATGCTCTTCTCATTCTGTATCCTCTGCATAGTCCCGGCAGAACTGGGATCCATCATCAGTATGTTTTGACTAGCAGCTCTTCCGAACTTAATGTCACTCTTTCTAGAGTCAGTCGTCCTGCACACCTCGTAATTGTACACGTGTGGCAGAGTTCCTGTTCCCAAAGTGTCTGAGTAACGAGGTGGATAATATGGAATCACAGGGAGGCTGGAGTGATACAGGATGCGAGACTGTCTCCATCTGTAGATCTTCACTGATATAATAACCACTAAACAcgtgatgaagaggaaggaaaccaCAGCCAGAGCCAACACTAAGTAAAAAGTCAGGTTGTCATTATATTCCTTATCATGTGGaaattcactgaactccgacaACACTTCAGGGAAGCTGTCCGCCACCGCCACGTTAACAATGACTGTAGCTGAACGAGAGGGCTGCCCGTTGTCCTCCACTATGACAGTCAGTCTTTGTTTCACAGCATCTTTATCAGTCACCTGACGGATAGTTCTTATTTCTCCATTCTGTAAGCCCACTTCAAACAGCGCTCTGTCTGTGGCTTTCTGTAGTTTATAGGAGAGCCAGGCATTCTGTCCAGAGTCCACATCCACAGCCACCACTTTAGTCACCAGGTAGCCCACATCTGCTGAACGAGGAACCATTtcagccaccatggagccaccagtCTGGACTGGGTACAGAACCTGAGGTGGATTATCGTTCTGGTCCTGGATAAATAATGTCACAGTCGCGTTGCTGCTGAGTGGAGGAGAGCCTCCATCCTGTGCTTTGACAACAAAAACGATCTCTTTAATCTGTTCATAATCAAATGTGCCAATTGCCTGTACGACTCCAGTTTCTACATTTACGGAAACATATCTAGATACTGGAGAACCGCCAATATTCGTGTCCTCTAACATATAGGATATACGAGAATTTTGGTTCTCATCAGGATCTTTGGCTTTCAGCGTAATAAAAGGCAAACCCGGGGAGTTATTCTCTTTTATAAAGGCGCTATAAACAGTTTGTGAAAAAACTGGAGCGTTATCATTCACATcagaaacttttaaattaaacgCAATTTGGGCTGAGAGAGGAGGTATCCCACCATCTGTAGCAATAACACTGACGTTATATTCTGAAACTGTTTCTCGGTCTAATACAGAATCTGTTATTAGAGTGTAATATTTTCTTagatttgatttcattttaaaaggcgCATTCCCGTCACTTTTACAGCTCACCTGTCCATTATCACCGGAATCCAAGTCTTTTACATTAATGATACCAATAGTTGTTCCAGGAGGAGAATCCTCTGACACGGTATTAGTGAATGACATCACACTTATGACAGGGGCGTTATCATTTACATCAATCACTTCAATAATCACTTTACTGGAATCTGTCAATCCGCCCTGATCTTTTGCATCAATTCTTAGTTcgaacttcttttctttttcataatcAATGTCAccatttatgtaaattattcCAGTAATTTCATCCATCcgaaataaattatttagacCACTTTTGTGATCTGAAAAATGGTACGTGATGATACTGTTGGACCCGAAGTCTGCGTCGCTAGCATTAACAGTGGTGACGTAAGTGTCTTTAGGAGACATTTCCGTCACCACAGCTTTATACACAGACTGATTGAAAACAGGCGCATTATCGTTAGCGTCAAGAACAGCGACATTAATATTTACGGTGCCAGATCTCTGAGGTGTTCCTCCGTCCACAGCGATCAGTTTCAGCGACAGATTTGGGTTTGCTTCTCTGTCTAATGCTTTCTGAAGAACCATCTCTGCGTATTTCTTTCCGTCTGCATTTGAATGTTGCTTGAGAGCAAAGTGATCATTTTCACTCAGTAAATATTCTCTCAAACCGTTCACACCCACATCGGGGTCTTCTGAACGAGTTAATGAAAAACGCGCTCCAGTTGTAGCCGACTCGCTAATGTCAAAATTGATTTGATCGGTTTCAAAAATGGGCGAATGATCGTTTATATCTGTAATCTCGACCGTAATCTGATGCAGCTCCATAGGATTCTCTAAAATCATCTCAAAACTGAAACTGCACGGCGTTGTGTCGCCACAAAGCTGCTCTCGGTCGATTCTCTCCTTTACTGCTAAAATCCCTTTGTCCGCGTTCAGCTCGGTGTACTGGATGCTTTCTCCACTCACGATACGGGCCCGACCGGAACGCAGTCTTTTCAGATCCAAACCGAGGTCTTGTGCTACATTACCGATCAGTGAGCCTTTCTTCATTTCCTCTGGGATCGAATATCTGATATGTCCGGTAACAACCGGGCTGAGGtgacaaaggagaaaaaaatgaaataatttctgtCCGAATCCATCACGCCATTTCACCCAACCCCTATGCCGTTTTCCACAAGCCATGGCAAAAGccgaaacaagcaaaaataataaacgaTGTTGTAAAACGATAAAacggtttttttgtgtgttaaaataaaaaaaataaaaaaatagagttGTAGCTTTTTAATATCCCTTCCTATTTCTTCGTTGAAGTGTCTTTAATGCTGTGATTGTCCGCACAGATGAGGGGAACTGTAGGCTCTCCTCTCATTGGCCACAGTAacaagggggggggggggggggatgtgATGTAACATTTTAGAAGACATGCATTGACCAACAGCGTCACTTAGAGTCCAGAATGAGCACCATGCGGATTAAAGTAGACATTCTTAAAGGTTAACATGGTCTATTACttctttattaataataaagacaaagacaatCACCTTCAAAAGAGCTTTTGATTAACTGAAAATGATACTGGTAAACATGTATCCTTTAAGTTTAACTTAGGATAAAAAgttccactttttaaataaacaaatgcacaaaaacaaaatgacttaaGTTTTCATTGTTTCTGGATCATTGATATGTCGTGGAACTCctcaaaaattaaaactcttCAGTATATTGTTGAATTAATGTTCCACGTCATGCCTGCCTTAGACAATACAATCAAGAAAATAATGAGAGTTCTCATTTATATTAGAGGCATCCTCAAGTACTCTAAAATTAATTCACACACAAATGAATTGGATTATTGgactgaatatttttatttttattttttttgccaaagacaaacttttcttttgttgttccATGTTTTAATGAGTCATTTTATCAAGACAGATGAATTTCTTCAATACAACAAAATCACTAATGTTGGCAATTTTAGCATAAACTGAATcgctaaataaattaaaaacaactgcatccaaatatattttacacCAAGTGCCCAAAACTCCCACAAGACAAATGCAAGAACAGAGGGAGctcatcattttaattttcactcATAAACCCTAGAGCGTAACAAAAACCTGTAATCTTGTGATGGGACTATTAAACCACAATTTGACCTTAATTATCAGGAAATTGACAAATAAAACgattacaaaacatttgtttctgctCCGACCCTGATATTTAGCACACTGGGATCAGAAGGAGTGGGATTATGCAATTTTGCAATCACATAAGAATTTGGAAAAGGACTTGACTTTAAAGTACATCACCATAATACCTGATGTAATATTCTTACAGAATCTCTTCAGATATTCAGATAAAATGAATATCAAAGGCTGCTAAAAGTAATCCAAGAAAACCGTCACAGCCCTGCATCAATAGTAAATTATTACACCAGACAGTGTTCCTCTCTGAACACTAACAAATAAAGACTGCTTGTGCCaaaaaaagcttatttattTGCTAAGGAGATTCAGCAGGATTGGTTACTTCCTACCCTACCAACATCACTAAAAGATCTTTAGATGATAGCAAAGTAGTCGGAGCAGTCTTTCTAGGTAGGAAAAGAAGCCGTTGACACAATGAATCATGAGATGAACGtacacaaacttaaaaaatgcGTCTTCTCCATGAAAGCTATGAACTGGttgagttaaaaaacaaaaaaagaaacagaatggAGCATCAGAGTTAATGGAATGAAATCAAACCTTCAAAATTGCACGATAACAATTACACAAAATTCCATATCACCTTTTCTACTTATATACATCAGTGATATATGCAGAGGCCTCCATCATGTATGTGTTTGAATCAAAATTGCATCAAAAGGATCTCAATGTGTTATACAAAATGAAGCAGTCTGTAGAAATGTCACTGTTATGATGGACAAAATAGAAATCTTAAAATTGGTTGAGTGTAAATACATGGATGTCATTTTGGCAGGAAGGGTTGATGAAGAAAAACTAAGGACAGAACCAACTAAAGTCACTAACCTCTAGAGGAGAATCAGGTTCATCCAGAATGCTCTTCTCATTCTTTATCCGCTGCATCGTCCCAATAGAAGTAGGGTCCATTAGCAAAACGTTCTGACTGCTAGTTGGGCCGAacttaatgtcattttttctgGAGTCAGTCGTCCTACACGCCTCGTAATTGTACACGTGTGGCAGAGTTCCTGTTCCCATAGTATCAGAGTAACGAGGTGGATAATATGGAATCACAGGGAGGCTGGAGTGATACAGGATGCGAGACTGTCTCCATCTGTAGATCTTTACTGATATAATAACCACTAAACatgtgatgaagaggaaggaaaccaCAGCCAGAGCCAACACTAAGTAAAAAGTCAGGTTGTCATTGTATTCCTTATCGTGTGGAAAGTCACTGAACTCCGACAACACTTCAGGGAAGCTGTCCGCCACCGCCACGTTAACAATGAGTGTAGCTGAACGAGAGGGCTGCCCGTTGTCCTCCACTATGACAGTCAGTCTTTGTTTCACAGCATCTTTATCAGTCACCTGACGGATAGTTCTTATTTCTCCATTCTGTAAGCCCACTTCAAACAGCGCTCTGTCTGTGGCTTTCTGTAGTTTATAGGAGAGCCAGGCATTCTGTCCAGAGTCCACATCCACAGCCACCACTTTAGTCACCAGGTAGCCCACATCTGCTGAACGAGGAACCATTtcagccaccatggagccaccagtCTGGACTGGGTACAGAACCTGTGGGGGATTATCGTTCTGATCCTGGATGATCAGTTTCACAGTCACATTGCTGCTGAGAGGAGGAGAGCCTCCATCTTGTGCTTTAACGACAAAAACTAGCTCTTTAAGTTGTTCATAGTCAAATGAACGTGCCGCCAGTACGACTCCAGTCTCTGCATTTACAGAAACATATTCAGAAACTGATGATCCGGCAATATTTTTGCCTTCTAAAATATAGGAAATGCGAGCATTCTGATTCTCATCAGGATCGTTGGCTTTCAGAGTGAGGACATAAACACCTGGGGAGTTATTCTCTGTAATAAATGCATTATAAACTCTTTTTGGAAATACCGGAGCGTTGTCATTCACATCAGAcactttaatattaaatattcgTTGAGCAGAAAGAGGTGGTGCTCCACTGTCCGTTGCAACAACAGTGATATTATATTCTGATACGGTCTCACGGTCTAAGACTGAATCTGTTGTTAAGGTGTAATAGTTTTTTAGATTAGACTTGATCTTAAAAGGAGCTGTCCCTTCAATTCTACAGCTCACCTGTCCGTTATCACCTGAATCCAGGTCTTTCACATTTATAATGCCAATTGTTGTTCCAGGAGGAGAATCCTCTGATACAGGACTGGTAAATGACATCACGCTTATGGCAGGAGCATTATcatttacatcaactacttcaATTATCACCTTGCTTGTATCTGTAAGACCTCCTTGATCCTTTGCGTGTATCTGAAGCTCAAACTTCTTatctttttcaaaatcaataaaccCCGTAGTTAAAACGACGCCACTTTTCTCATCAATCTTAAATAAATCTCCAAGAGAGTTAGAAAGGTCTGAAAAATAATATGTCACGACACTATTTGATCCAACATCGGCGTCACTAGCATTGACAGTCGTAACGTAAGTGCTTTTTAGGGCATTTTCTGTCACTGTAGCTTTATATAAAGTCTGATTAAAAACAGGCGCATTATCGTTAGCATCAAGAACAACAACATCAATATTTACGGTACCAGATCTCTGAGGGGTTCCACCGTCCACAGCGATCAGCTTTAGAGAGAGGCTGGGGTTTGTCTCTCTGTCTAAAGGCTTCTGAAGCACCATCTCCGCGTATTTCTTTCCCTCTGCATTTGAATGTTGCTTCAGGACaaaattatcatcatcattCAAGATATATTCTTTCATGCCATTCACACCGACATCCAGGTCTTCTGCAGTTGCTAATGGAAAACGCGCACCCACAGAAGCAGTTTCGCTTATTTCAAAATGCATGCTATCTCTTTTGAACGTCGGAGAGTTATCGTTTATATCTGTAATCTCGACCGTAATCTGATGCAGCTCCATCGGATTCTCTAAAATCATCTCAAACGTGAAACTACACGGCGTTGTGTCACCACAAAGCTGCTCCCGGTCGATTCTCTCCTTTACTGCTAAAATCCCTTTGTCTGGCTTCAGCTCCACGTACTGGATGCTCTCTCCGCTGACAATGCGGGCCCGACCAGAACGGAGCCTTTTCAGATCCAAACCGAGGTCCTGCGCGACATTACCGATCAGTGAGCCTTTTTTCATCTCTTCTGGGATCGAATATCTCATATGTCCGGTAACAAAATGGCAGATGTCACAAAAGAACATAAGATGCAGCAATATTTGTCCGCAGCAAAAACGCCATTTTACCGATTCTGGGTACTGTTTGATTCCAGGCGACATAgcgaagaagaaaacaaaaaatgtttcttaagcTGCTATCCACACacttaaaatatccaaaagtaCAACAGGGAAACGAGTTTCTTTTAGGTTTCTGTTCTTGTACCGTCGCCTGAATTTATAGAGAAATCTAGTCCTCCCCTTTCTCCTACACGCAACGAGAGTACGGTAGTGAAATGCGCGGTCATATATGAGGGGATATGTTTATTGAACAACAGCGTCGCTCAGAGTTCAGAGtcaggaaacacaaagagagcTTTAAAATTGCCTTAAAAGGACTGATTAAATTTCGttgaatcaaaataaaagcaatgaaaaTTTATTAATGTAAATCACCAATATAAAATGATGCGACTATGAGACGTAAACAGTGGCATCTAAATGCAATAAATCCATTTCgttttgaaatatattattacatctaaaataatctAAGATATAAGTTTTGATACCCGTTAAAAATTTGCCAGTTCAGTGGTTGGAACATATATGTATCTACTGCAATATAATTCAAATAAGAAAGGAGAAACGAccaaaacacattgaaaataGAAACGCTAAATAGAAGAGTTGAATAAAAGCGTTGataaaacgagaaaaaaaaaatcaaaaataatttaaacatcaaTAACTTAAAACACCTGCAAACCAAGTATCACTAATCAAAGACCGATACACATTTGGAGAGGTTTCTATTCCAAACTAGTGGTTGAGCAACTAAAGTTTCTCTCCAAGGTGCTGAAATAGGTTATTACTGCATTTGTGTTATTACATTGACAGGAAGTAGAAGTGAAATACAAAGTAAAGTTATGAATAATATTACATTATAAATCTCACCTCTAAAGGAGAGTCAGGTTCATCCAATATGTTCTTCTCACTTTGTATCCGCTGCATCATTCCTGTAGAACTGGGATCCATTATCAACACGTTTTGACTTCCACCTCGGTCGAACTTAGTATAACTCTTTCTGGAGTCAGTCGTCCTGCAAACCTCGTAATTATACACGTGTGGCAGAGTTCCTGTTCCCAAAGTGTCAGAGTAACGAGGTGGATAATATGGAATCACAGGGAGGCTGGAGTGATACAGGATGCGAGACTGTCTCCATCTGTAGATCTTCACTGATATAATAACCACTAAACAcgtgatgaagaggaaggaaaccaCAGCCAGAGCCAACACTAAGTAAAAAGTCAGGTTGTCATTGTATTCCTTATCGTGTGGaaattcactgaactccgacaACACTTCAGGGAAGCTGTCCGCCACCGCCACGTTAACAATGAGTGTAGCTGAACGAGAGGGCTGCCCGTTGTCCTCCACTATGACAGTCAGTCTTTGTTTCACAGCATCTTTATCAGTCACCTGACGGATAGTTCTTATTTCTCCATTCTGTAAGCCCACTTCAAACAGCGCTCTGTCTGTGGCTTTCTGTAGTTTATAGGAGAGCCAGGCATTCTGTCCAGAGTCCACATCCACAGCCACCACTTTAGTCACCAGGTAGCCCACATCTGCTGAACGAGGAACCATTTCAGCCACTATGGAGCCACCAGTCTGGACTGGGTACAAAACCTGAGGTGGATTATCGTTCTGGTCCTGGATGATCAGTTTCACAGTCACATTGCTGCTGAGAGGAGGAGAGCCTCCATCTTGTGCTTTAACGACAAAAACTAGCTCTTTAAGTTGTTCATAGTCAAATGAACGCGCCGCCAGTACGACTCCAGTTTCTACATTCACAGAAACATATTCAGAAACTGATGATCCGGCAATATTTTTGCCTTCTAAAATATAGGAAATGCGAGCATTCTGACTCTCATCAGGATCGTTGGCTTTCAGAGTGAGGACAGAAACACCTGGAGAGTTATTCTCTGTAATAAATGCGCTGTAAACACTCTTTGAAAACAATGGAGCGTTGTCATTCACATCAGAcactttaatattaaatattcttttagcCGAAAGTGGAGGTGTTCCGTTATCCGTTGCAACAACAGTGATATTATATTCTGATACGGTCTCACGGTCTAAGACTGAATCTGTTGTTAAGGTGTAATAGTTTCTAAGATTAGACTTGATCTTAAAAGGAGCTGTCCCTTCAATTCTACAGCTCACCTGTCCGTTATCACCTGAATCCAGgtctttcacatttattatgCCAATTGTTGTTCCAGGAGGAGAATCCTCTGATATGTGACTGGTGAATGACGTCACGCTCAATGCAGGGGCGTTGTCATTTATATCTGCTATTTCAATTATC
This genomic interval carries:
- the LOC114138950 gene encoding protocadherin gamma-A11-like isoform X23 is translated as MAFQQPSRKWRFLFCFQWIQAVLLFCSSHTVSGHIRYSIPEEMKKDSLIGHIAQDLGLDLKRLRAGRARIVTGESVQYTELKVDKGTLVVSERIDREQLCGEAASCSFSFEVILENPMELHPVTIEVLDVNDHSPVFKKAHIMLEISESANLGARFVLDSAEDLDVGVNGLQNYILTPNENFVLKQHVSPEGSKYAEMVLQKQLDREAAPHLSLRLMALDGGNPQRSGTVNIDIKVLDANDNAPVFNQSVYKTTVTENAAAGTHIVTVNATDADSGTNGHITYSVSNAKSNIAELLSIDPHSGVLSVAGDIDFEKDKKYEIRIDAKDQGGLTDSSKVIIEVVDVNDNAPVINVMSFTSPLSEDSPPGTTVGIINVKDLDSGDNGQVSCKIEGDAPFRIKSNLRNYYTLTTDSVLDRESVLEYNITVIASDSGKPPLSAKRIFNLKVSDVNDNVPVFSQTAYNAFIGENNSPGVSVLALSAKDPDENQNARISYNLDHITFAGSPITEYVSVNVESGVIQAVRSFDYEQIKELVFIVKAQDGGSPPLSSNVTVKILIQDQNDNPPQVLYPVQTGGSMVAEMVPRSADVGYLVTKVVAVDVDSGQNAWLSYKLQKATDRALFEVGLQNGEIRTIRQVTDKDAVKQRLTVIVEDNGQPSRSATVIVNVAVADSFPEVLSEFSDFPHDKEYNDNLTFYLVLALAVVSFLFITCLVVIISVKIYRWRQSRILYHSSLPVIPYYPPRYSDTLGTGTLPHVYNYEVCRTTDSRKSDMQPRNQSLVSVDGLETDTPQEHLTKHTLQTLTLQKPPNNDWRFTQGQRPGPSGPHMPYGTHIRWTPKNGTRATGGPEVAMGTGPWPQPPTEAEQLQALMAAANEVSEATATLGPGTMGLSTRYSPQFTLQHVPDYRQNVYIPGSTATLTSNPQQQQATAQQATQQALPPPQASAQAEPPKAAQTPASKKKSTKKEKK
- the LOC114138950 gene encoding protocadherin gamma-A10-like isoform X10, which codes for MACGKRHRGWVKWRDGFGQKLFHFFLLCHLSPVVTGHIRYSIPEEMKKGSLIGNVAQDLGLDLKRLRSGRARIVSGESIQYTELNADKGILAVKERIDREQLCGDTTPCSFSFEMILENPMELHQITVEITDINDHSPIFETDQINFDISESATTGARFSLTRSEDPDVGVNGLREYLLSENDHFALKQHSNADGKKYAEMVLQKALDREANPNLSLKLIAVDGGTPQRSGTVNINVAVLDANDNAPVFNQSVYKAVVTEMSPKDTYVTTVNASDADFGSNSIITYHFSDHKSGLNNLFRMDEITGIIYINGDIDYEKEKKFELRIDAKDQGGLTDSSKVIIEVIDVNDNAPVISVMSFTNTVSEDSPPGTTIGIINVKDLDSGDNGQVSCKSDGNAPFKMKSNLRKYYTLITDSVLDRETVSEYNVSVIATDGGIPPLSAQIAFNLKVSDVNDNAPVFSQTVYSAFIKENNSPGLPFITLKAKDPDENQNSRISYMLEDTNIGGSPVSRYVSVNVETGVVQAIGTFDYEQIKEIVFVVKAQDGGSPPLSSNATVTLFIQDQNDNPPQVLYPVQTGGSMVAEMVPRSADVGYLVTKVVAVDVDSGQNAWLSYKLQKATDRALFEVGLQNGEIRTIRQVTDKDAVKQRLTVIVEDNGQPSRSATVIVNVAVADSFPEVLSEFSEFPHDKEYNDNLTFYLVLALAVVSFLFITCLVVIISVKIYRWRQSRILYHSSLPVIPYYPPRYSDTLGTGTLPHVYNYEVCRTTDSRKSDIKFGRAASQNILMMDPSSAGTMQRIQNEKSILDEPDSPLEQKPPNNDWRFTQGQRPGPSGPHMPYGTHIRWTPKNGTRATGGPEVAMGTGPWPQPPTEAEQLQALMAAANEVSEATATLGPGTMGLSTRYSPQFTLQHVPDYRQNVYIPGSTATLTSNPQQQQATAQQATQQALPPPQASAQAEPPKAAQTPASKKKSTKKEKK
- the LOC114138950 gene encoding protocadherin gamma-A4-like isoform X44, which encodes MAFQQPSRKWRFLFCFQWIQAVLLFCSSHTVSGHIRYSIPEEMKKDSLIGHIAQDLGLDLKRLRAGRARIVTGESVQYTELKVDKGTLVVSERIDREQLCGEAASCSFSFEVILENPMELHPVTIEVLDVNDHSPVFKKAHIMLEISESANLGARFVLDSAEDLDVGVNGLQNYILTPNENFVLKQHVSPEGSKYAEMVLQKQLDREAAPHLSLRLMALDGGNPQRSGTVNIDIKVLDANDNAPVFNQSVYKTTVTENAAAGTHIVTVNATDADSGTNGHITYSVSNAKSNIAELLSIDPHSGVLSVAGDIDFEKDKKYEIRIDAKDQGGLTDSSKVIIEVVDVNDNAPVINVMSFTSPLSEDSPPGTTVGIINVKDLDSGDNGQVSCKIEGDAPFRIKSNLRNYYTLTTDSVLDRESVLEYNITVIASDSGKPPLSAKRIFNLKVSDVNDNVPVFSQTAYNAFIGENNSPGVSVLALSAKDPDENQNARISYNLDHITFAGSPITEYVSVNVESGVIQAVRSFDYEQIKELVFIVKAQDGGSPPLSSNVTVKILIQDQNDNPPQVLYPVQTGGSMVAEMVPRSADVGYLVTKVVAVDVDSGQNAWLSYKLQKATDRALFEVGLQNGEIRTIRQVTDKDAVKQRLTVIVEDNGQPSRSATVIVNVAVADSFPEVLSEFSDFPHDKEYNDNLTFYLVLALAVVSFLFITCLVVIISVKIYRWRQSRILYHSSLPVIPYYPPRYSDTLGTGTLPHVYNYEVCRTTDSRKSDCKFGRAGSQNVLIMDPSSTGTMQRMQSEKSILDDPDSPLEQKPPNNDWRFTQGQRPGPSGATGGPEVAMGTGPWPQPPTEAEQLQALMAAANEVSEATATLGPGTMGLSTRYSPQFTLQHVPDYRQNVYIPGSTATLTSNPQQQQATAQQATQQALPPPQASAQAEPPKAAQTPASKKKSTKKEKK
- the LOC114138950 gene encoding protocadherin gamma-A5-like isoform X11 — its product is MAFQQPSRKWRFLFCFQWIQAVLLFCSSHTVSGHIRYSIPEEMKKDSLIGHIAQDLGLDLKRLRAGRARIVTGESVQYTELKVDKGTLVVSERIDREQLCGEAASCSFSFEVILENPMELHPVTIEVLDVNDHSPVFKKAHIMLEISESANLGARFVLDSAEDLDVGVNGLQNYILTPNENFVLKQHVSPEGSKYAEMVLQKQLDREAAPHLSLRLMALDGGNPQRSGTVNIDIKVLDANDNAPVFNQSVYKTTVTENAAAGTHIVTVNATDADSGTNGHITYSVSNAKSNIAELLSIDPHSGVLSVAGDIDFEKDKKYEIRIDAKDQGGLTDSSKVIIEVVDVNDNAPVINVMSFTSPLSEDSPPGTTVGIINVKDLDSGDNGQVSCKIEGDAPFRIKSNLRNYYTLTTDSVLDRESVLEYNITVIASDSGKPPLSAKRIFNLKVSDVNDNVPVFSQTAYNAFIGENNSPGVSVLALSAKDPDENQNARISYNLDHITFAGSPITEYVSVNVESGVIQAVRSFDYEQIKELVFIVKAQDGGSPPLSSNVTVKILIQDQNDNPPQVLYPVQTGGSMVAEMVPRSADVGYLVTKVVAVDVDSGQNAWLSYKLQKATDRALFEVGLQNGEIRTIRQVTDKDAVKQRLTVIVEDNGQPSRSATVIVNVAVADSFPEVLSEFSDFPHDKEYNDNLTFYLVLALAVVSFLFITCLVVIISVKIYRWRQSRILYHSSLPVIPYYPPRYSDTLGTGTLPHVYNYEVCRTTDSRKSDCKFGRAGSQNVLIMDPSSTGTMQRMQSEKSILDDPDSPLEQKPPNNDWRFTQGQRPGPSGPHMPYGTHIRWTPKNGTRATGGPEVAMGTGPWPQPPTEAEQLQALMAAANEVSEATATLGPGTMGLSTRYSPQFTLQHVPDYRQNVYIPGSTATLTSNPQQQQATAQQATQQALPPPQASAQAEPPKAAQTPASKKKSTKKEKK